From Dermacentor albipictus isolate Rhodes 1998 colony chromosome 8, USDA_Dalb.pri_finalv2, whole genome shotgun sequence:
CTTCCGCTGTTGTTCTGGCATTGGCTGTTGCCTTGTCAGATTTAGATTTAATTGCCTAAGGCTTAGGGggcagaggaggaggtgttgtcgAATGGGGCGTACTCTTCATAGAGGtatcagcgttctttgaagtccggcAGTGTCGGGAGCCTCGCTTTCTTacggccgcaacagcttcccgacgatacgaatggtctctcgccatctgcttgAAGATCgccttttccttcattttggggcagtccttcgaggaagAGTCATGGGATCCAAGgcaattggtgcatttgagaaccgtggctgCACAAAAGTCTGCTGCGTGAGGctcgctgcagcgtgagcaaactctcgtgttctcgcacacggcACTCACGTGTCCCATTTGCGGCATTGCAGTGGCCTTGAGATGAATGGTCGCACAGGGTGTGTAAAGTGACCCACCTTGACGTGCGAAGGGAGAGTCTCGCCCTTGAATATAGTTTTCACACAGCGGGATATGCCGAGGCGTTACACATGTGTTATGGAGACGCCATCAACGGCAGGCTtcactagaatcggcaagtcggcgctggagatggagacgcccacgtcgtagatgacaccagtagttgAACCAGTGTTCTGGTGGATGTACGAGCGGAACTTAACGCCACCAAGGTCTGTAACCTTAGTCAAATTTCTCAGCGTCAAAGTCAGCGTCTTAGTCAAATTTCTAAATAGTGCGGAGCAGATGTGGCCCTGTTGCTAGGCATTGCTGGCCCCAGGCATTTGTAATCTCTCGCGCGCATGCAGGTACTCAAATGagcctacgaaaccacgtacacattcATGCAGTGAAAACGTAGAACTGaagtaattacgcgcgtgtttgagcacacTGTGTGCATGCGTTGTGCTTCAGCAACAAGACTTCTCAATGTGCGGGCGCTTTATCCCTAAATAACAGTAATTTTCTCTATTATTTTAGCGATAGCAACACGACATTATTAATGCGAATTACCGCCTGACGACGGAAAGCCTTCTATCAAAAACTGCTGCGCAGGCTTTGAATGAACTTTACCGCGATTTCTTCTGGTAGCGCGTTAGCCGTTGTCTTTTACGGCAGGGCCAGCATAGGTGGCGCCACTGTCAAGGGCTCGACAACCGGGGGTTCGGAGCGGAGGAGGAGCGAAGTAGTTTCCGCTAGTTTTGCAGATAGAGGGGAAGTTATGTTGACAGGCGTTTCGGCAGCGCCACCTGGGCACGCCGTCAGGCCACATTGTTCGTTCCCTGCTGcatgagagagagaaacaactttatttgccactgcagggtttGAAGTTAGGCCAGGTAGGCCAAGTGTGGCTCTCAGGTGGGgccgacgtcttgggcccacgagacgagtgcaagctgtgttttcttgtctgctcttgtcagcagctggttccaaccctcgtcGGAGGCAGCTGGCACTCATGATTGTGgtggagggttaccctcgcatcgcCAGAGAATGTGTGTACTAAGTGCGACCACGGAGTGTTCGCCTGCTCCATGAAAGCGAGCAATTTTTGGCCCATGCGTTGCGAAAACACTGTCTCGCATCTAGCGCGATTTATTTAACTGGCTGAAAAAACGTCGCAGGGCCCCTTTAGTGCGAGTTCAGACACAgagtgaagaaagaaaaataaacaaaggatAAGGCATACATATTtgaatatacaaaagaaaaaaagtaaatgatAAGCTGTGTAATTGTAGGCACATTGACGCGTATCTAAGCCATTATATTACGTCTCGGCCGTGCATTCATCTACAGGATCTCCTCGAAGTCGCGATTCAGCGGCTTGGCGAGTCCTATGAACGTGGCCGTCGAACAATAGATGAAGCAGGGACCGTCTCGAACCAGCACGCCACCGGTTGGAGCGCCAGCCTGCTTCACCCACGTGATCCGCTTCTCGATGCCGTCGGTAGAGCTtcggtagtgaacgtgtacacacTTTATGCGAGGCTTCAGGCGATCACTGAACGCCAGCACGGACACCTCGGCGACATTGTCCAGTGACGTCACCGCCGACAGAAGGCACAGGTACTGCAGGCTGGCGATGCGGGAGATGTTTTCCTGGAACGGAACGATGCCCGCAGGAAATCACGTTATCTTAATAACTAACTCGTACATGCAAAATTTTATTAAGGGCGTAGATGTCTCTTTAACTAGCACTCTTACGCCGAAAATATGATGTGAGGGTATGAGTTATATAGACACATTCTTAATCCTTCCTTTAATGCTGGAAATTGTTTTACCGTGCGCGCATTTGCACTGGTTAGCTCATGACCTGAGGTAACCCGTTTTCCTGTAGTGTTATTTTCCGCTGTTTCAGCTCACGGAACGATACAACATGCGAGTGCAACAAAGGCGGGGCAGAGCCTGTAGGGCGTCTTCACAAAGAAATTTCAGTTGCCCTTATGTAAGCCCTCGATATCTTTTTATGCGGTAAGTGTTAAAGAGAAATTAAGCTTTGAGAAATTGTGCCAAGTACCCTAAAGCATTTGAAGGCAGCAAATATATTGCGTGTTATCGCAGGAACTTATGATATGGATTGATGGTCTGTTCTGAGCGAAACAGTTAGCACTGGGaaggagttttctttttttaggttcTTCCGCCGTTACAGGGCGACCGTGTCTTCTAGCGTAATTACATAGTTACCTTGAATTTATCGCAATAAAGATACGCAGCCGCAGTAAACATAATGCAGAAGTACCCTGTTGCCGATTAGTTCGTGCATACTGAACAAGTAATGCGCCGCGCAGAATCTTTTTTGTTGCCGCTTCTCGAGCGAAAGTGTGCGCATGTCGTGTTACAGTGGCCGCAAAACTATTGTACACGTTCCCGAATTTCCCGATTGTGCTAGCGATTACTTTACCTATATATTCGCTTCCTGTCGTTTCTAGCAGCTAAACAGTTCATATATCTTATTTTGCTTTAGCGCCAGCTGAATAAGACCAACAAAGGCACGTCTGAAACACACAGATCAGTGTCAGATGTggctttctgttgtccttgttgaGCTTGCGCTACAACTAAATAGATATGCCATACCAACAAGCTCCTACAGCTACACTCATCAACAAATGGTAGCACACGCTGTGTCCCGCCTCTCCCTCCAACATTTTTCATGTATATTGCCCACTACATAACGCGCTGAGTAAATAAGTAAACGAGGCAATTTTAATGCCTCGTTTAGAGTACACGTTTAGAGTACGGAACTATCCTTAAGTATGCTCGTGGCATTGAAAGCCCGTAGCTCAAACCCGACTCACCAGCAGACACGCCTCTCCGAAGGGCAGGGCATCGTGCCGAAGCACGAGACAACTCAGCGAGCTGTTTCTGGCGAGCAGTTGCCCCAAAGACGGGTAGTCTGTGAGCGAGTGACTAGGGCAATCTGATAGCCGCACTGAACCCGCTGGGCAGGCATCGACGAACCAATGGAAGACATGGACATGCACATCACTTAGTCAGCCTTGCAAGCGCATTGTGAAAGACGGGCACGTCTTCGTTCATTTCCAACATGTCGTCGTGATCAAGGAGGAACTCACCCTCGCAGATGGCGCACCGAACGAAGCTACCCCGCCTATCGAAGCGCACGTCCAGCTCTTTGAAGTCGGGGCAGTTCAGCGCCAGACGGCGCAGAGCTGACGGGCGGCGAAGCCCGCAAGGCGTCGCCGACAGGGATTGCAGATGCTCCAGCGAGCCGTCCTGGAGCAGTGCCGTCAAGTCGAGGTCCGGGCCGAAGTGGAACGCGCTTATGTTAAGCTCGACGACCTGCCGGAGCTTGGTCGATATGAGGTCGCGAAGACTGTCGCTGTAAGCGGCGCCTGCCGTCGCGTAAACGCCGTCGGAGGGCTGTGCCGGAAATAGCAGAAGACAGAGTTTGCACACGTTCGTCCAGAAGTGTTCAAGGCTGGCGAGGCGAATCCATTCCACTGTGGGGCCTTCTGCGTGAAGGACGGCAACCAGGACCAGCTGTTGCGGCAGAAGGAGGGGATCGCCGCAGCGGTCAACGAGATCTCGAAGTAGAACACAGTTCCACATGTTGCTCGACCTCCGGTAGGTAACGTTGGCGCAGACGGCCGCGTAGCTCGTGAACTCTAAGGGTTCGGGCGGCAGTTGTTGAAAGGAGGGTGGCACCTCGGAAGAAAACGCGAATGTTTGCAAACTCGCACACTGTTGGAAAATAACGTTACACTCCAGGAGTGCGTTCAAGAAGGTTCCCCGCACGAAATGAACACGCAGCTCGTCGATTTTCGGGCAGAAGCGGAGGAGAGCCGAGAGGAGCTTGAAGTTCCGGTGTCCACTCACTTCAGCGTACATGCGGCGGAGATTAAGAGCCCGGGCGTCTGGCATTTCCGAGGCGCGCTGCTGCAACTGCCTTATTTCCGACTCCACGTCCGTATCAGCCACGAGGGAGAACTCAACTTCCGCCAGATGCGGAAGCCGCTCCAGCATTAAACCGAGGAGGTCGCTCGGACGGAGCGGGCAGGCGACGCACCGCAAGGATTGGAGTCGCCTACATCTGCCGATGTGCGGAGGCAATACCTCGGGTTCGAGAAGAATGCAATTTGTGAGGTCCAATTCGCGGATGGCCTCTCCGCACCTCATAGTTCTTATCAGCTCGGCCAGTGCAGACGAACTTAGTCTGGGGCGCAGTCTCAGCGTCATTTCGGTGTTCCCGTGAGGTGTCTCGTTAGGGAAGCTGTTCACGCTCGTCGATTATAGAGGCTCGAGGGGTGCGGCCCAACGGACGGGTAAAGGCGACTGTGCTAACCGAGCGTTACGGGCGACTGTTCACACATGTTTGCTGCACACGTGATGCACTACGAGCGAGCAACGTGATGTCACGCGGGTGCGGTGGCGCTTTCATCGCTTCTAACGCATGCAAAGGAAATATGTCAGCGAGATTAGTGAAGGCGTGCGCTACTCGAAAGGTGCGTGCACGTGT
This genomic window contains:
- the LOC139048994 gene encoding uncharacterized protein, producing the protein MTLRLRPRLSSSALAELIRTMRCGEAIRELDLTNCILLEPEVLPPHIGRCRRLQSLRCVACPLRPSDLLGLMLERLPHLAEVEFSLVADTDVESEIRQLQQRASEMPDARALNLRRMYAEVSGHRNFKLLSALLRFCPKIDELRVHFVRGTFLNALLECNVIFQQCASLQTFAFSSEVPPSFQQLPPEPLEFTSYAAVCANVTYRRSSNMWNCVLLRDLVDRCGDPLLLPQQLVLVAVLHAEGPTVEWIRLASLEHFWTNVCKLCLLLFPAQPSDGVYATAGAAYSDSLRDLISTKLRQVVELNISAFHFGPDLDLTALLQDGSLEHLQSLSATPCGLRRPSALRRLALNCPDFKELDVRFDRRGSFVRCAICEAGSVRLSDCPSHSLTDYPSLGQLLARNSSLSCLVLRHDALPFGEACLLENISRIASLQYLCLLSAVTSLDNVAEVSVLAFSDRLKPRIKCVHVHYRSSTDGIEKRITWVKQAGAPTGGVLVRDGPCFIYCSTATFIGLAKPLNRDFEEIL